A segment of the Arachis hypogaea cultivar Tifrunner chromosome 5, arahy.Tifrunner.gnm2.J5K5, whole genome shotgun sequence genome:
CTCCTGGCGATGAAATCTTCGTCACAATTGTCCGCGGGTTCGGCCGTGCCAGCATGACTCGTGCGGTCATCAAGGTCCTTGACTTGGTGTACAAGTTTCATAGCAGCCCTTCCTTGAAGATATACAACTCCATTCTTGATGTCCTTGTGAAGGAGGATATCGGCATAGCTAGGGAGTTTTATAGGAAGAGTATGATGGAGTCTGGGGTTGTTGGGGATGATTATACTTTTGGGATCTTGATGAAAGGGCTCTGCTTGACCAATAGGATTGGTGAGGGCTTTAAGCTCTTGCAGATGATCAAGTCTAGCAGAGGGATCACACCAAACACTGTGATTTACAACACCTTGCTTCATGCACTTTGCAAAAATGGAAAAGTTGGGAGGGCTAGAAGCTTGATGTATGAGATGGTGGAACCGAATGATGTCACGTTTAACATTTTGATATCCGGGTATTGCAAAGAGGAGAATTTAGTTCAGGCTCTAGTGATGCTGGAGAAGAGCTTTGCCATGGGTTTTGTTCCTGATATTGTCTCTGCGACTAAGGTTGTGGAAGGTCTTTGCAAGGCTGGCCGTGTGACGGAGGCTGCTGAGGTTTTGGACAGAGTTGAGAGCATGGGGGGTTCACTTGATGTTGTGGCTTATAACACCTTGATAAAGGGGTTTTGTGATGTAGGAAAAGTAAAAGTTGGGATtcatttcctgaagcaaatggAGAGTAGAGGCTGTCTTCCAAATGTAGACACCTATAACATACTCATATCTGGTTTTTGTGATTCTGGGATGTTAGATTTGGCCCTGGATCTTTTTAATGACATGAAAACAGATGGGATCAAATGGAACTTCGCTACATTCGACACGATAATTAGAGGGTTGTGTTCAGAAGGAAGAATCAATGAAGGTTTTTCAATTTTGGAGCTGATGGAGGAAAGCAAAGAAGGCTCTAGAGGGCACATTAGTCCTTATAATAGCATAATATATGGTCTATTCAAGCAGAACCGTTTTGATGAAGCAGTTGAATTTCTAACAAAGTTAGGAAAGATGTTTCCAAGAGCTGTTGACAGAAGCATGATGATTTTCGAACATTGTAAGCAGGGGAGTATTGAGGATGCAAAGAGGGTATATGATCAGATGATTGATGAAGGTGGATTTCCAAGTATTCTAGTTTATGATTGCCTAGTTCGCAGATTATCCGAAGACGGTTGTGTCCGAGAAGCGGTTGAGCTGATGAATGAAATGATTGCCAATAACTGCTTTCCAGTTCCATCTACATTCAATGCAATCATTGCAGGGTTTTGCAGACAAGAAAAAGTTGAAAGTGCACTGAAGTTCATGGAAGATATCACTGCAAGAGGGTGTGAAACCAATGCAGAAACTTATGGTCCTTTGATTAATGTTATATGTAAGAAGGGTGATCTTCAAAAAGCCTTGCAACTCTTCCTAGAAATGGTAGAAAACGGCATCATTCCTAACCATTTTATTTGGAATTCACTACTATTAAGTCTAAGCCaagaaaattatttcaaaaataagaatATGATCAACATACATGGCCTACTTTAGTACTATTTGTTTTGTTTCTTCTAGTGATTTAAAACTGTTGCATCATTTTTTATGCAATCAATACCATTTTTGTTACTGGTTTTGATGTTATCTAGATGCATATTTATCTAAATCCACAATAGCTTTAGTTTGTTGGATATAGTTTTAGGAAAAATCAAGAGAGATGTTAGAATACATACAACACCATATCTGTTGATAGATATCAATAGCATTGGATATTTTGTGGGAACTCTCATCCCCACATGGCCACaactatttatataaataataatagaatGTGTACTCAGCCAATCATAGCAACAGATATTTATGCAAACTCAGACCCACAAGTATTTCTCCATCAAGTTATTGCAGATATTATGTCAAGGGGTATGGGTTCCATAACATGTGTGCTGTCTTCTTGCTTTTGATTCAACCAAAGATTATAGCTCATTATCAATTAGTAAACACTTAAATTgatctctaaaaaattttaattcagaCATTTTAATTCATaacaaattttattactttagaaGTTTTCA
Coding sequences within it:
- the LOC112800245 gene encoding pentatricopeptide repeat-containing protein At2g17525, mitochondrial-like; amino-acid sequence: MLPPKLYNALQNSILSKSFTLTRFLTFQIRSLSSTSSASAPATPSQDHVCHLILEQKSASKAIETFRWASSLPNFTHSQSTYRALIHKLCTFRRFDSVKQLLDEMPDSIGTPPGDEIFVTIVRGFGRASMTRAVIKVLDLVYKFHSSPSLKIYNSILDVLVKEDIGIAREFYRKSMMESGVVGDDYTFGILMKGLCLTNRIGEGFKLLQMIKSSRGITPNTVIYNTLLHALCKNGKVGRARSLMYEMVEPNDVTFNILISGYCKEENLVQALVMLEKSFAMGFVPDIVSATKVVEGLCKAGRVTEAAEVLDRVESMGGSLDVVAYNTLIKGFCDVGKVKVGIHFLKQMESRGCLPNVDTYNILISGFCDSGMLDLALDLFNDMKTDGIKWNFATFDTIIRGLCSEGRINEGFSILELMEESKEGSRGHISPYNSIIYGLFKQNRFDEAVEFLTKLGKMFPRAVDRSMMIFEHCKQGSIEDAKRVYDQMIDEGGFPSILVYDCLVRRLSEDGCVREAVELMNEMIANNCFPVPSTFNAIIAGFCRQEKVESALKFMEDITARGCETNAETYGPLINVICKKGDLQKALQLFLEMVENGIIPNHFIWNSLLLSLSQENYFKNKNMINIHGLL